The following DNA comes from Enterocloster bolteae.
GGTAACATCCTTTCTTTCCTGTTATGATATACACATAGACATATCTTGTGATTTCAGGTGTAATATTAAACTGAACGCGCAGCTGATGAACTCTGTCATTTATCTTCATTCCATTCTCCTCTCTCTCTTACCACTGTTATCCCCATACATCTCCTCTGCCGTGACAATAATGGCCTGGCTGTCCACTGTATTTTCCCTTTTACTCATGATTTTTCTGTATTTCTCTGAGGAAAAACACCGGTCTATGCTCTCCCTGTCCGGAAACCATATCATAATGAAGCGGTCCGGATGCCAGTCTTTCCCTATATATTCAATCCCTTCGCTCCTCACCACATACCTTCCTCCGTGTTCTTCCACAATAGGCCTGACCCGTTTTATGTAATCGTCATAATCTGCCCGGTCCTTTCCTGGCTCCAGGAAAACAGAAATAATAAAGTAACAGCTCATATCTTCTCCTTTCTACGCAAGTATCCACTTGCATAACTGTTAAAAATAAATGGCACCGTATG
Coding sequences within:
- a CDS encoding DUF1330 domain-containing protein; amino-acid sequence: MSCYFIISVFLEPGKDRADYDDYIKRVRPIVEEHGGRYVVRSEGIEYIGKDWHPDRFIMIWFPDRESIDRCFSSEKYRKIMSKRENTVDSQAIIVTAEEMYGDNSGKRERRME